A region of Chitinophaga horti DNA encodes the following proteins:
- a CDS encoding SRPBCC domain-containing protein — translation MERKTKLDAQEGKHDLVITREFELPVELLFKAYVEPEIVEQWMGTKVLKLENKRHGGWEFETSDPQGKVMVSMHGVIHDFVPEQLIVRTFEMNNTPFPPQLEFLTFEALSEDRSKLTMQIVYKSGADRDTMLKMPFAYGINMAHDKLQEIVAKLK, via the coding sequence ATGGAACGCAAAACAAAACTGGACGCACAGGAAGGCAAACATGACCTGGTGATCACCCGCGAATTTGAACTGCCGGTGGAACTACTTTTCAAAGCCTATGTGGAACCAGAGATCGTAGAACAGTGGATGGGCACCAAAGTGCTGAAGCTCGAAAACAAACGCCACGGCGGCTGGGAGTTCGAAACCAGCGATCCACAGGGCAAGGTGATGGTGAGCATGCATGGCGTGATACATGACTTTGTACCGGAACAACTGATCGTTCGCACTTTCGAAATGAACAATACGCCTTTTCCACCCCAGCTGGAGTTCTTAACCTTCGAAGCGCTCTCCGAAGACAGGAGCAAACTCACGATGCAAATCGTATACAAGTCCGGCGCCGACCGCGACACGATGCTCAAAATGCCATTCGCCTACGGCATTAATATGGCGCACGATAAACTGCAGGAAATTGTTGCTAAACTTAAATAA
- a CDS encoding DoxX family protein has product MTKTQKIIYWVATLWLALGMVSTAVVQLLQMEEETAYMLKLGYPAYVLTLVGIWKILGVITILAPRLPLLKEWAYAGFFFLTTGAIFSHIAAGDAFTTILPLLLLLALTVLSWYFRPLQRKLVPVHA; this is encoded by the coding sequence ATGACAAAAACGCAAAAGATCATCTACTGGGTAGCGACGCTTTGGCTGGCATTAGGTATGGTAAGCACGGCAGTCGTGCAGTTACTTCAAATGGAAGAAGAAACGGCCTACATGTTAAAACTCGGCTATCCCGCTTACGTGCTCACCCTCGTCGGCATCTGGAAAATACTGGGTGTCATCACTATTCTTGCCCCGCGTTTACCGCTATTGAAGGAATGGGCGTATGCCGGTTTCTTTTTCCTCACCACGGGCGCAATCTTCTCACATATAGCCGCCGGTGATGCTTTCACTACCATCTTACCTTTGTTGCTGCTGCTCGCGTTAACCGTGTTATCGTGGTACTTCCGTCCGCTGCAAAGAAAACTCGTTCCTGTTCACGCATAA
- a CDS encoding YdeI/OmpD-associated family protein, whose amino-acid sequence MNPKVDFFFAKAKKWQEEYEQLRMIILATGLTEELKWGVPCYTYEGTNVVLIHGFKDYCAILFHKGALINDVNGVLIQQTENVQAARQMRFKSPQEVKKLTPVIKSYIAQAIDIERAGLKPVLKKTAGFTMPEEFQQRLDKDAVLKQAFEALTPGRQRGYLLYFASAKQAKTRQSRIEKYVPQILAGKGLED is encoded by the coding sequence ATGAATCCAAAGGTTGATTTCTTTTTCGCCAAAGCCAAAAAATGGCAGGAGGAATATGAACAATTAAGAATGATCATCCTCGCGACTGGTCTTACGGAAGAACTGAAGTGGGGCGTGCCCTGCTACACTTACGAAGGCACCAACGTGGTATTGATCCATGGGTTCAAAGATTACTGCGCCATCCTGTTTCACAAAGGCGCTTTGATCAACGATGTGAACGGCGTACTGATACAGCAGACGGAGAATGTACAGGCAGCGCGACAAATGCGTTTCAAAAGTCCTCAGGAAGTAAAGAAACTCACCCCTGTTATTAAATCATACATCGCGCAGGCCATCGATATAGAACGCGCGGGATTGAAGCCTGTCCTGAAAAAGACGGCCGGGTTTACCATGCCTGAAGAGTTTCAGCAACGGCTGGATAAGGATGCTGTGTTGAAGCAAGCCTTCGAAGCATTGACCCCAGGCAGGCAGCGCGGCTACCTGTTGTATTTCGCCTCCGCAAAGCAGGCTAAAACGCGGCAGTCGAGGATTGAGAAGTACGTGCCGCAGATCCTGGCGGGAAAGGGATTGGAAGATTGA
- a CDS encoding BCCT family transporter, producing the protein MARYTKSTFDKGVTIPGLTFIIGVCLCSMLFPAATEGALDKVKQFIFVKLNWVYVWSVTLFVIFMLYLMFSRYGKIRLGANDSKPEHSFFSWISMLFAAGMGIGLMYFAVAEPMSHYTTEAFAGNHYINRAKNAQLYTFFHWGIHAWSIYGLVGLSLAYFAYRYRLPLSLRSCLYPLLKNKVNGRWGSAIDVFALCSTFFGITTTLGFGVVQINAGLSIMNFVPGTSFLYQVIIVVLLVSVSVYSSVSGVDKGIKILSNTNIAVAIALLLFVFAAGPTVYLIGSFTEGIGNYINNFFNITFDTHVYDEETLPWFYNWSILYWAWWISWAPFVGLFIARISKGRTIREFIGAVLILPTLFNFIWMTVFGVSARPSLS; encoded by the coding sequence ATGGCACGCTACACTAAATCCACCTTTGATAAAGGGGTTACTATTCCTGGTTTAACCTTTATCATAGGGGTCTGCCTTTGCTCCATGCTTTTCCCTGCAGCAACAGAAGGCGCACTTGACAAAGTAAAACAGTTCATCTTTGTTAAACTGAACTGGGTGTATGTGTGGTCGGTTACGCTGTTCGTGATCTTCATGTTGTACCTGATGTTCAGCCGCTATGGCAAGATCAGGCTGGGCGCCAACGACAGTAAGCCCGAACATTCCTTTTTCTCCTGGATATCCATGCTGTTCGCTGCCGGTATGGGCATTGGGTTGATGTACTTCGCCGTGGCAGAGCCCATGTCGCACTACACGACGGAAGCTTTTGCGGGGAATCACTACATCAACCGGGCGAAGAACGCGCAGTTGTATACGTTCTTTCACTGGGGGATTCATGCCTGGTCGATTTACGGCCTGGTGGGATTGAGCCTTGCTTATTTCGCTTACCGTTACCGTTTGCCCTTATCGTTGCGCAGTTGCCTGTATCCATTATTGAAAAATAAGGTGAACGGGAGATGGGGTAGCGCGATCGATGTATTTGCTTTGTGCAGTACATTCTTCGGGATTACGACTACATTAGGATTTGGCGTGGTGCAGATCAATGCCGGGTTGTCGATCATGAATTTTGTGCCGGGAACATCCTTCCTGTACCAGGTTATTATCGTGGTGTTACTGGTGAGCGTATCCGTTTATTCCTCAGTTTCAGGCGTAGATAAAGGCATTAAGATACTCAGTAACACCAACATCGCCGTGGCCATCGCCCTGCTGTTGTTCGTTTTTGCTGCCGGCCCCACGGTTTACCTGATCGGGAGTTTCACGGAGGGAATTGGCAACTACATCAATAACTTCTTTAACATCACCTTCGATACGCATGTTTATGACGAGGAAACGCTGCCCTGGTTTTATAACTGGAGTATCCTGTACTGGGCGTGGTGGATTTCCTGGGCGCCTTTTGTGGGCCTGTTTATCGCGAGGATTTCGAAGGGTCGTACCATTCGTGAGTTTATCGGCGCGGTACTGATCCTCCCAACGTTATTCAATTTCATCTGGATGACTGTTTTCGGTGTGTCCGCGAGGCCTTCTTTGAGCTGA
- a CDS encoding DUF4256 domain-containing protein — MKKLSADERKGLLNILQTRFEKNMQRHKGIKWADVQARLEAHPAKLWSLQEMDITDGEPDVVGFDKKTGEYIFFDCAAESPKARRNTCYDRAALDSRKEHKPADSAMDMANAMGVDMLTEEQYRELQELGEFDLKTSSWILTPPAIRKLGGALFCDRRYDHVFVYHNGASSYYGVRGFRGSLRV; from the coding sequence ATGAAAAAGTTATCTGCCGACGAGCGTAAAGGACTGCTCAACATCTTACAAACCCGTTTTGAGAAAAATATGCAACGCCACAAGGGTATTAAATGGGCAGATGTGCAGGCCCGCCTGGAAGCGCATCCCGCTAAATTATGGTCGCTGCAGGAAATGGATATTACCGACGGAGAGCCGGATGTGGTAGGATTTGACAAGAAAACCGGTGAATATATCTTTTTCGATTGCGCCGCCGAAAGCCCTAAAGCCCGCCGCAACACTTGTTACGACCGCGCCGCCCTCGACTCCCGCAAGGAACATAAACCGGCGGATAGTGCCATGGATATGGCAAACGCAATGGGCGTCGACATGCTCACGGAAGAACAGTACCGCGAACTGCAGGAGCTTGGCGAGTTCGATCTTAAAACTTCCAGCTGGATACTAACGCCTCCGGCCATCCGCAAGTTAGGTGGCGCGTTGTTCTGCGACCGCCGGTACGATCATGTATTCGTGTATCATAATGGTGCATCTTCCTACTATGGGGTACGCGGATTCCGCGGTTCGCTGAGGGTCTAG
- a CDS encoding AsmA-like C-terminal region-containing protein: MPKANKLRKRVLKGLLIAAISFAAIIGLAAILLFTQQQRLTNLAITELNKQFKGELTIERSNIDLFKNFPYVSIGLHAVKFYGNKQRNGKPIYQLEHAYAGFSLPDIFKGKYNVRRIVLRGGYVELVRGRDGKLNITEAKNLSSDTTTAPSTDTSDLEIHLKKMVIRDLNIAFTDRASGRRFSTHINKLTTGFSTTADLLDISLETDMLLDMTSPTDTTFFRHKKFELDIAARYDKIKQQLALPEGGIQLEQAKFTITGTADLLQKLVDFKVHAAEPDMKLVSAFIPQDLDSMLRPFKYDATLYLDGIVKGHYSDTQLPLIEVTFGCKDAYFHNTGADRKVDQVGFSGFYTNGPEHSLRTSELRMTNVLARPGQGIFDGNFIVRDFTDPKVIAQLRSQLELQFIGEFLGIPDLEHISGTVKLDMNLNEFTDLSMPEQALHKLKDGVQSELTVTNLSFSAPNVPYIIRDLDMHAEMRDNKITLDTMRVKMGNSDLRMNGAISDLSALLHGHDKPVTVTLNASSDKLVLKELFAYDTALARKLTEEVNGFNIGVSLATSVKELRHPSPLPRGEFQLKQLRASFKKYPHAFHDLGFSLRINDTALLLKDFAGMIDQSDFHLSGRVINYQLWFQGHKKGKTQVAFDFKSNRLAMADLLGPISKKYVPAGYHEEEASNLWFRARADLRYDTTFRFAKVKIANVSVALKQHKFNVEKVSGNILYGSNKIIKVDTLKGIIGRSDFDLNLRLYSGKDTTLKKRTNYLYFSSRFLDIDQLTGYSFVPASNEPAPATAKNAAKKPDSSAHAKAYNIFEMPFPVFEVKADIGRIKYNKLWIKGLTTKLRMQEDHYVHLDTLGMQIADGAIGMRGYLNGSDPHKIYFRSRIKVNDVDLEKLMIKLDHFGQDLVINKNIKGRITGNIRSHVQLHPDFVPLLSDSKAELDVAIYNGSLVDFAPMQAMAGYFKDKNLRNVRFDTLKNVLTFTNGQLNIPTMNINSSLGFMEISGRQSLDLKMEYYMRIPMKMVTKVGFQALFGRKEAEVDLEQVDEIEYRDKDKKVRFMNVKVSGTPDDFKVGLGKSKKS, from the coding sequence ATGCCTAAAGCCAACAAACTGAGAAAACGAGTATTAAAGGGACTTCTTATTGCAGCGATCAGCTTTGCGGCGATCATCGGCCTCGCTGCCATCCTGCTCTTTACGCAGCAGCAACGGCTTACTAACCTGGCCATCACAGAGCTGAATAAACAGTTTAAAGGAGAACTCACGATCGAACGGAGTAACATCGACCTGTTCAAGAACTTTCCTTATGTGTCGATCGGACTGCATGCTGTAAAGTTTTACGGCAACAAACAACGCAACGGCAAACCGATCTACCAGCTGGAGCATGCCTACGCAGGGTTTAGTCTGCCCGACATCTTCAAAGGTAAATACAACGTACGCCGCATCGTACTCCGCGGCGGGTATGTGGAACTGGTGCGCGGGCGCGACGGGAAACTGAATATCACGGAGGCGAAGAACCTTTCCTCCGACACGACTACAGCACCTTCTACCGATACGAGCGACCTGGAAATTCATTTAAAGAAGATGGTGATCCGCGACCTGAACATCGCGTTTACCGACCGCGCCAGCGGCCGTCGCTTCTCGACCCATATCAATAAACTAACTACTGGATTCAGCACCACGGCCGACCTGCTCGACATTTCGCTGGAAACGGATATGCTGCTGGACATGACGAGTCCGACCGACACGACGTTCTTCCGCCACAAGAAATTTGAGCTGGACATTGCCGCCCGGTACGACAAGATCAAACAGCAACTGGCGCTCCCCGAAGGTGGCATCCAACTGGAGCAGGCCAAATTCACCATTACCGGAACGGCCGACCTGCTGCAAAAACTGGTAGACTTCAAAGTACACGCCGCCGAACCGGACATGAAGCTGGTATCGGCCTTTATACCACAAGACCTCGACTCGATGTTGAGGCCCTTTAAATACGACGCCACCCTGTACCTCGACGGTATCGTAAAAGGCCATTATTCGGACACACAGCTCCCGCTGATAGAAGTCACTTTTGGTTGTAAAGACGCTTATTTTCATAACACCGGGGCAGACCGGAAAGTAGACCAGGTAGGCTTCAGCGGCTTTTACACCAATGGCCCCGAACACTCCCTGCGTACGTCCGAACTGCGCATGACCAACGTACTGGCAAGGCCCGGACAGGGCATTTTCGACGGCAACTTCATCGTACGGGACTTTACCGATCCAAAAGTAATCGCGCAATTACGCTCGCAGCTGGAATTACAGTTCATCGGCGAGTTCCTCGGCATTCCCGACCTGGAGCATATCAGCGGTACGGTTAAACTCGACATGAATCTCAACGAATTCACCGATCTCAGTATGCCCGAACAGGCGTTGCATAAGCTGAAAGATGGTGTGCAGAGTGAGCTCACCGTCACCAATCTGTCTTTCAGCGCACCTAATGTACCCTACATCATCCGCGACCTGGACATGCACGCGGAAATGAGGGACAATAAGATCACGCTTGATACCATGCGCGTAAAAATGGGCAACTCCGACCTGCGCATGAACGGCGCCATCAGTGATTTGTCGGCGCTGTTACATGGCCACGATAAACCGGTCACGGTTACACTAAATGCGAGCAGCGATAAACTGGTGTTGAAAGAACTATTCGCCTATGATACCGCCCTGGCCCGCAAACTCACCGAAGAAGTTAATGGCTTTAACATCGGCGTGTCGCTCGCGACCTCCGTAAAGGAATTACGCCATCCTTCTCCCCTGCCGCGTGGCGAGTTCCAGTTGAAACAATTACGTGCATCCTTTAAGAAATACCCACATGCATTCCATGACCTGGGCTTTTCGCTGCGCATTAATGATACGGCTTTGTTGCTGAAAGACTTTGCAGGGATGATAGATCAGTCGGACTTCCACCTCAGTGGCCGTGTAATCAACTACCAGCTTTGGTTCCAGGGGCACAAGAAAGGTAAAACACAGGTAGCTTTCGACTTCAAATCGAACCGGCTGGCAATGGCGGACTTACTTGGCCCGATCAGTAAAAAATATGTACCGGCAGGCTACCACGAGGAGGAAGCGAGCAACCTATGGTTCCGTGCCCGTGCTGACTTGCGTTATGATACGACCTTCAGGTTCGCGAAAGTGAAGATCGCCAACGTTTCCGTTGCGCTGAAGCAACATAAGTTCAACGTAGAAAAGGTCAGCGGCAACATCCTGTATGGTTCTAACAAAATTATTAAAGTAGATACGCTTAAAGGCATCATAGGCCGCAGCGACTTCGACCTGAACCTGCGGTTATATAGCGGTAAAGACACTACGCTGAAGAAACGCACGAACTACCTGTACTTCAGCTCCCGATTCCTGGACATCGACCAGCTGACGGGCTACAGCTTTGTACCGGCCAGCAATGAGCCAGCGCCCGCTACGGCCAAAAACGCGGCGAAGAAACCGGATTCCTCCGCGCATGCAAAAGCCTATAACATCTTCGAGATGCCCTTCCCGGTATTCGAGGTGAAGGCGGACATTGGACGGATAAAGTACAATAAACTCTGGATCAAAGGGCTGACCACGAAGCTGCGTATGCAGGAAGACCATTACGTACACCTCGACACCCTCGGCATGCAGATCGCCGACGGCGCCATCGGCATGCGTGGCTACCTGAACGGCAGCGATCCGCACAAGATCTACTTCCGTAGCCGGATAAAAGTAAACGATGTGGACCTGGAAAAACTCATGATCAAACTCGATCACTTCGGGCAGGACCTCGTAATCAATAAAAACATCAAAGGCCGCATTACCGGCAATATCAGGAGCCATGTGCAACTCCACCCCGACTTCGTACCCTTGTTGAGCGACAGCAAGGCCGAGCTGGACGTGGCGATCTATAACGGCAGCCTGGTCGACTTTGCTCCCATGCAGGCCATGGCAGGCTACTTCAAGGATAAAAACCTGCGCAACGTACGCTTCGACACGCTGAAGAACGTGCTCACATTTACCAACGGGCAGCTGAACATCCCTACAATGAACATCAACTCTTCCCTGGGCTTTATGGAAATATCCGGCAGGCAGTCGCTCGACCTCAAAATGGAATACTACATGCGTATACCGATGAAGATGGTGACCAAAGTAGGCTTCCAGGCGTTATTTGGGCGCAAAGAAGCCGAGGTGGACCTGGAGCAGGTAGACGAGATAGAGTACCGTGATAAGGACAAAAAGGTGCGCTTCATGAACGTGAAAGTGAGCGGTACGCCCGACGACTTCAAAGTGGGGCTTGGGAAGTCGAAGAAATCGTAA
- a CDS encoding glycoside hydrolase family 3 N-terminal domain-containing protein gives MLRILLGALLCTAICQSGQAQQLPYKNKNLPVEQRVKDLLARMTPEEKFWQLFMIPGDLDKATPGQYKNGLFGFQVSAASTGAGEAAQQLLSYNSSRENALQLAKKINSIQKYFVEQTRLGIPLLFFDEALHGLLRDSATSFPQAIGLAATFDTAMMRKVAGAIADETKQRGIRQVLTPVVNLASDVRWGRTEETYGEDPFLVSEMGVAFVSAFENKNVVTTPKHFVANVGDGGRDSYPINFTERYLEETHFLPFKACFERGGSRSVMTAYNSVNGKAATANSWLLTDKLKKEWGFNGFVISDAGATGGTLVLHHTTKDYPESSKDAIENGLDVIFQTDYSHHKLFDPHFYDGQLAQQRIDDAVARVLRAKFELGLFDQPYVDEKEAAKQYPHKPIAKQAALESMVLLKNEGNNLPLSARNIALLGIDAEEARLGGYSGPGTRKISILQALKAQHKGITYAPGPGRAEHAWETLPAALLSHYEGSSHVKGLQYSLYNNINLKGTPIQQGVDERIDKYWTFMRPSEKLTQDFYSVKWEGVFTPDSTGTYKIGLSGNDGYRLYLNDQLLIDNWSKASFHTQLAAYQFEKGKRYPIRIEFYEAVGNGKIQLVLEKKDPRETLLREAVATASKADAVVIVAGIEEGEFRDRAMLSLPGMQEQLIREVAALGKPVTVVLIGGSAITMSNWKDSVNSILMAWYPGEEGGSAVADVLLGKYNPAGRLPITFPVHEAQLPLVYNHQPTGRGDDYNNLSGRPLFPFGYGLSYTTFAYENLQIKQGAPASVSFNLTNTGKVTGEEIPQLYIRDNLASLAQPIMSLKGFQRVKLAPGERKTVTFRITPEMLQLLNKDMKWVVEPGTFTIMIGASSADVRLSDILTIQ, from the coding sequence ATGTTACGTATTTTACTAGGGGCATTACTCTGTACCGCCATCTGCCAATCGGGACAAGCACAACAACTCCCGTACAAGAACAAAAACCTGCCGGTTGAACAACGTGTGAAAGATCTGCTGGCCCGCATGACGCCGGAAGAGAAGTTCTGGCAGCTGTTCATGATACCCGGCGACCTGGACAAGGCCACGCCTGGTCAGTACAAAAACGGCCTGTTCGGCTTCCAGGTGAGCGCCGCCAGTACGGGCGCCGGTGAGGCAGCGCAACAGTTATTAAGCTACAACAGCAGCCGCGAGAACGCCCTGCAACTCGCAAAGAAGATCAACAGCATTCAAAAATACTTCGTGGAGCAAACCAGGCTGGGTATTCCCCTCCTGTTTTTTGATGAAGCCTTACACGGCCTGCTGCGCGACAGCGCCACGTCCTTCCCCCAGGCTATCGGCCTGGCCGCTACCTTCGATACGGCGATGATGCGTAAAGTAGCCGGTGCTATTGCCGACGAAACCAAACAACGCGGCATCCGCCAGGTGTTGACACCCGTGGTGAACCTCGCCAGCGATGTGCGCTGGGGACGGACGGAAGAAACTTATGGGGAAGATCCATTCCTGGTTTCGGAAATGGGCGTCGCATTTGTGAGCGCTTTCGAAAATAAGAACGTAGTGACTACGCCGAAACACTTCGTTGCGAATGTAGGCGACGGTGGCCGCGACAGCTACCCCATCAACTTTACCGAACGATACCTGGAGGAAACCCACTTCCTGCCGTTTAAAGCCTGCTTTGAAAGAGGCGGCAGCCGGTCTGTTATGACCGCTTACAATTCGGTAAACGGCAAAGCTGCCACAGCCAATTCCTGGCTGCTGACGGACAAACTAAAAAAGGAATGGGGCTTTAATGGCTTCGTCATCTCCGATGCCGGCGCTACGGGCGGTACATTAGTCTTACATCATACTACGAAAGACTATCCCGAATCTTCTAAAGACGCGATAGAAAATGGCCTGGACGTTATCTTCCAGACGGATTACTCCCATCATAAACTATTCGACCCACACTTCTACGACGGCCAACTTGCACAGCAACGCATTGACGATGCCGTGGCCCGCGTGCTGCGTGCGAAATTCGAACTGGGTTTGTTCGATCAGCCTTATGTAGATGAAAAAGAAGCCGCGAAACAATATCCGCACAAGCCTATTGCGAAACAGGCGGCGCTGGAGTCGATGGTATTACTCAAGAACGAAGGCAATAACCTTCCTTTATCTGCCCGTAACATCGCGTTATTAGGTATCGATGCGGAAGAAGCAAGATTAGGCGGATATAGCGGTCCGGGCACCCGTAAAATATCGATTTTACAGGCGCTGAAGGCACAACACAAAGGCATTACCTACGCTCCTGGCCCCGGCCGTGCGGAGCATGCCTGGGAAACCTTGCCTGCAGCATTGTTATCGCACTACGAAGGCAGCTCGCACGTGAAAGGTTTGCAATACAGCCTTTACAACAATATCAATCTGAAAGGTACACCCATCCAGCAAGGCGTGGATGAGCGCATCGACAAATACTGGACGTTCATGCGCCCGAGCGAAAAACTCACGCAGGATTTCTATTCCGTAAAATGGGAAGGCGTATTTACACCCGATAGTACCGGTACTTATAAGATCGGCCTTAGTGGAAATGATGGTTACCGCCTGTACCTCAACGATCAGCTGCTGATCGACAACTGGTCGAAGGCGTCGTTCCATACGCAACTGGCAGCTTATCAATTTGAAAAGGGTAAACGTTACCCGATCAGGATAGAATTTTACGAAGCCGTGGGCAATGGTAAAATTCAGCTCGTGCTGGAGAAAAAAGATCCACGCGAAACCTTGTTACGTGAGGCCGTAGCCACTGCCAGTAAAGCCGATGCCGTGGTGATCGTCGCGGGCATTGAAGAAGGCGAGTTCCGTGACCGGGCGATGCTTTCGCTTCCCGGTATGCAGGAGCAACTGATCAGGGAAGTAGCAGCTTTAGGCAAACCGGTTACCGTTGTATTGATTGGCGGTAGCGCCATCACGATGAGCAACTGGAAAGATAGTGTAAACAGCATCCTCATGGCCTGGTACCCCGGCGAAGAAGGCGGCAGTGCGGTGGCAGATGTGTTGCTTGGCAAATACAATCCGGCCGGCCGTTTACCGATTACCTTCCCGGTGCATGAAGCACAACTGCCGCTGGTGTACAATCACCAACCGACAGGCCGCGGCGACGATTATAACAACCTGAGTGGCCGTCCGCTGTTCCCGTTTGGGTACGGATTGAGTTATACTACTTTTGCGTACGAAAACCTGCAAATTAAACAGGGTGCACCTGCTTCCGTTAGTTTTAATCTGACGAACACCGGCAAAGTTACCGGCGAAGAAATCCCGCAATTATACATTCGCGACAACCTGGCATCGCTGGCACAACCAATCATGTCCCTGAAAGGCTTTCAACGCGTGAAACTGGCGCCTGGAGAGCGTAAGACGGTGACATTCCGTATTACGCCTGAAATGCTGCAGCTGTTGAACAAAGACATGAAGTGGGTCGTAGAACCGGGCACCTTCACGATCATGATTGGTGCTTCTTCGGCAGACGTGCGGCTCAGTGATATATTGACCATACAGTAG